The nucleotide sequence GGACATCCCCGGGTCGGCGCCCCAGCGCTCGTAGTCCTTGGGGTTGCCGCGCTGGAAGATCATCCCGTTGATCGAGCTCGACCCGCCGAGGACCTTGCCGCGCGCGTGGTAGATCCGCCGGCCGTTCATGTGCGGCTCGGGCTCCGACTCGTACTTCCAGTCGTAGAACCGGCTGCCGATGGGGAAGGGCAGCGCGGCCGGCATGTGGATGAACGGGTCGAGCTTGAGGTCGTTGCGGCCGGCCTCGAGGACGAGCACGCTCGTGCCGGGGTCGGCCGAGAGGCGGTTGGCGAGGACGGACCCGGCGCTGCCACCGCCGACGACGACGTAGTCGACGTGGTCGGGGACCTCGGCCATCGTCGTCCGGTCGCGCAGGCGCCGGGCGGAGTCGGTGACGCGGTCGGCGATGCTCATGAGAACCACCCCGTCGGGGCCGGCTCGGTGTTCTCCCACACGTGCTTGGTCTCCTGGTACTCCTCGAGGCCGAGCTCGCCGAGCTCGCGGCCGATGCCGGACTGCTTGTGCCCGCCCCACTCGGCGGGGGCGACGTAGGGGTGGTAGTCGTTGATCCACACCGTGCCCAGGCGCAGCGCCCGGGCGACGCGACGGGCGCGCTCCGGGTCGCCGGTCCACACGGCGCCGGCGAGGCCGTAGCGGGTGGCGTTGGCGAGCCGGACGGCCTCCTCCTCGGTGCGGAAGGTCTCGACCGTGAGCACCGGCCCGAAGGACTCCTCCTGGACGACGTGCATGCCGACGTCGCACCGGTCGAGGACGGTCGGCAGGTAGTAGTAGCCGTTCGCGAGGCGCTCGTCGTCGGGGCGGGCGCCGCCGCAGCGCAGCCGGGCGCCCTCGGCGAGGCCGGTCGCGACGTAGGCCTCGACCTTCTCGAGGTGCTGGGCGCTCGTCAGCGAGCCGGTCTGCGCGTCCTCGTCGAACGGCGGCCCCATCCGGATGCCCGCGGCGCGCTCGACGATCGCGTCGACGACCTCCTCGGCGACCGACTCCTCGACGAGCAGGCGCGCGCCGGCCGAGCAGACCTGGCCGGAGTGCAGGAACACCGCGGTCATCGCGTTGTCGATCGCGGCCTCGCGGTCGGCGTCGGCGAAGACGATGTTCGGGTTCTTGCCCCCGAGCTCGAGGGCGACGCGCTTGACGGTGTCGGCGGCCTGCTTCATGAGGTGCTTGCCGACGGCGAGGCTGCCCGTGAACGACACGAGGTCGACGCGCGGGTCGGTGGACATCGGCTCGGCGCACCCCGGGCCGGTCCCGAGGACGAGGTTGGCGACGCCGGCCGGGACGCCCGCCTCCTCGATCGCGCGCACCATGAGGATCGTCGAGTGCGGGGTGATCTCGCTCGGCTTGAGGACGAACGTGCTGCCCGCGAGCAGGCACGGCGCGACCTTCCAGCTGGCCTGCAGCAGCGGGTAGTTCCACGGGGTGATGAGCGAGCAGACACCGATCGGCTCGCGCACGACCCGGCTGCGCACGTGCTCCTGGCCCGGGTCGACCTCGCGGACGCGCTCGACGTCCTCGCCCTTGCCGGCGTAGAAGCGGAAGACGCTGACGACGTCGGCGACGTCGAGCTTCGCCTCCTCGAACCGCTTGCCGGTGTCGAGGGCCTCGGCGCGGGCGATCTCGTCGGTGTCGCGCTCGAGGAGGTCGGCGATGCGGCCCAGCGCGGCCGCGCGCTCGGTGGGCGGGGTGTCGCGCCAGCGGCCGTCGTCGGCCGCGCGGCGGGCGGCGTCGATCGCCGCGAGGGTGTCGGTCTCGTCGGCCTCGTCGACCTCGCCGACGGTCGTGCCGTCGGCCGGGCAGACGATGGTCCGGCGACCGCCGGCAGCGGCGCCGACCCAGGCGCCGTCGAGGTACAGGTCGGCCATGGTCGTCCTGACTGTCGGGGTGGGGACGGGTGGACCAGCCTGTCGGAGAGGCGCTCCGGCCGTCAAGGACCGCAGGTCAGGCGCGGGTCCTCAGCACTCGATGACGTTGACGGCGAGGCCGCCGCGCGCGGTCTCCTTGTACTTGACCTTCATGTCGCGCCCGGTGTCGCGCATCGTCTTGATCGCCTTGTCGAGCGAGACGACGGCCGAGCGGCCATCGCCGCGCAGCGAGAGCCGGGCGGCCGTGATGGCCTTGACGGAGGCGACGGCGTTGCGCTCGATGCAGGGGATCTGGACGAGCCCGCCGACCGGGTCGCAGGTCAGGCCGAGGTTGTGCTCGATGCCGATCTCGGCCGCGTTCTCGACCTGGCCGGGGGTGCCGCCGAGGACCTCGGCGAGGGCGCCGGCCGCCATCGAGCAGGCGGAGCCGACCTCGCCCTGGCAGCCGACCTCGGCGCCGGAGATCGAGGCGTTCTCCTTGTAGAGCGTGCCGATGGCGGCGGCGGTCAGCAGGAAGCGCACGACCCCGTCGTCGTCGGCGCCCGGGACGAAGCGCGTGTAGTAGTGCAGCACCGCCGGGATGATGCCCGCCGCGCCGTTCGTCGGCGCGGTGACGATGCGCCCGCCGCTGGCGTTCTCCTCGTTGACCGCGAGCGCGTAGAGGGTGACCCAGTCCATCGCGGCGAGCGGGTCGCCGGCGTGCTCACGGCGCAGCTGGCGCACGAGCCGGGGCGCGCGGCGCTGGACGCGCAGCCCGCCGGGCAGGACGCCGTCGGTGCGGCAGCCGTTGTCGACGCACTCCTGCATGACGGCCCAGAGGTGCAGCAGGCCGGAGCGGACCTCGGCCTCGGTGCGCCACGACAGCTCGTTGGCGAGCATGACGCCGCTGACCGGCAGGCCGGTCTCGGCGCAGCGCTGGAGCAGCTGGTCGCCGGTCGTGAAGGGGTACCGGACGGGCGTGTGGTCGGGGACGATCTCGTTCTGCCCGACCTCGTCCTGGTCGAGGACGAACCCGCCGCCGACGGAGTAGTACTCGCGGGTGCGCAGGGGCTCCTCGCCGTCGGTCGGGTCGGCCGAGGCCCACGCCGTGAAGCGCATCCCGTTGGAGTGGAAGGGCAGGGTCGCGCGGCGGTGCAGGACGACGTCGGTGTCGGGGTCGCAGAGCACGTCGTGAGTACCGCCGAGGTGCAGCGTGCGGGCGGCGCGGACCTCGTCGACGCGGTGCTCGGCGGCGCGCGGGTCGGTGCTCTCGGGCGCCTCGCCCTCGAGGCCGAGGAGCACGGCCTTGACCGAGCCGTGGCCGTGGCCGGTGGCGCCGAGCGAGCCGAAGAGCTCGGCCCGGACCCGGCCGACGCGGGGGAGCAGCCCGTCCTCGCGCAGCGACGCGGCGAAGGAGTGGGCGGCGCGCATCGGGCCGACGGTGTGCGAGCTCGAGGGACCGATGCCGACGCTGAACAGGTCGAAGGAGGAGATGGCCATGAGGCGCTCAGTGTGTCATCCGGGACGGGGTCCTGGGGACGGCCCCGCGGGCCCGTCGGTCGCACCGGCTACCGTCGGTGCCGTGACGGGCACGGGGGAGCAGGCGACGCCGCAGCAGGCGGCGTTCCCCGGCATGCCCGAGCCCTTGTGGGGCGGCAGCCCGAGCAAGCTGCTCACCTTCCTCGACTGCCCGCGCCGCTACCGGCTGGCCTACCTCGACCGGCCCCGGCCGCCGGCCCGCGCGCAGCGGGCGCACACCTCCCTCGGCAACGCCGTGCACAACGCGCTGCGCGACTGGTGGGACCAGCCCGAGCGCACCCCGCAGGCCGGGGCCCGCCTCGTGGAGAGGGCCTGGATCGACGTCGGCTTCCGCGACGCCGCCCAGTCCGCGCGCTGGCGGGCCCGGATGCAGGACGCCGTCGTCGCCTACCTCGAGCGCTCCGGGCCGCAGCAGCGGCCCGTCGGCATCGAGCGCACGGTGTCGTTCGTCAGCGAGGACCTGCGCGTCCAGGGCCGCATCGACCGGCTCGACGACCGCGACGGCGAGCTGGTCGTCGTCGACTACAAGACCTCGCGCCGGGTCTCGACCGACGACGAGGCGCGCACCTCGCTGCCGCTCGCGCTGTACGCCGCCGCCGTCTGGAAGATGTTCCGGCGCCCGGTGCGCCGCGTCGAGCTGCACCACGTCCCCTCGGGCACGGTCGCCGCGCACGAGCACACCGGCGAGTCCATCGGCCGGCACGTCGAGCGGGCGCGCTCGATCATGCGCGACGCGCGCCGGGCCGACGCCGACTTCGCCCGGCACGGGGCGGAGTCCACGATGTTCCCCGCCGTCACCGGGCCGCTGTGCGGCTGGTGCGACCTGCGGGCGCACTGCCCCGAGGGGCAGGCCGCCGCCCCCGAGAAGGCCGACTGGGCCGCGCTCGAGGACTGAGGGCCGGCGCCCGCTCAGCCGAGCTCCTCGAGGACCGCCGGCAGCACCTCGTGCATGTCGCCGATGACCGCGTAGTCGGCCTTGGTCACCATCGGGGCGTCGGCGTCGGTGTTGACGGCGATGATCGTCCGGCTCGAGGCGCAGCCCGCCCAGTGCTGGATCGAGCCCGAGATGCCGCAGGCGAGGTAGAGGTCGGGGGCGATGCGCGAGCCGGTCTGGCCGACCTGCTCGTGGTGCGGCCGCCAGCCGAGCGAGGTGACGACGCGCGAGACGCCGACCGCCCCGCCGAGCCGCTGCGCGAGGGCGTCGACGGCCGCGAAGCCGTCCGGCCCGCCCGCGCCGCGGCCCGCGCCGACGACGACCTTGGCCGCGGCGAGCCCTGAGCTGTCGCCCCGCTCGCGCCGCTCGACCCGGACCACCTGGGCGCGCAGGTCCTTGGCGTCGAGCGCCACGGCCAGCGGCTGGACCCGGGCCTCGCCGGGGGTGTCGGCGGGGGTGGGGTCGACGGCGTGGCCGGCCATCGACAGCAGCCGGACCCGGCTGGGCACGGTCGCCCGCTCGAGCGCGGCGCCGCCGACGACCTGGCGCTGGACGACGAGCGGCGAGAGCGACTCGACGGCGACGACGTTGGCGGCCATCCGCAGCCCGCGGCGGGCGGCGACGTGGGCGAGGACCTCGTTGCCGCGGCCGGTGCCGGGGGCCACGACGAGGTCGGCCCGGGCCGCGCGCCCGGCGGCCTCGACGACGGCGGCCCAGGCCGCCGCGGCGTAGCGCTCGAGCGCGGGGTCGGACGCCTCGTGGAGCACCGCGACCCCTGCCTCGCGGCAGTCGGCGAGCACCGCCTCCGGGGCGGCCCCGACGACGACGGCGTGCAGGTCGCCGGCCCCGAGGGAGCGGGCGAAGGCGAGGGTCTCGCGGGAGACGAGCGAGGCCCGTCCCTCCTCGACCTCGACGAGGACGACGACGCTCACGCGTGCACCACCTTGAGCTCGCGCAGGACGGCGACGAGGGCCGGCGCGGCGGTCGGCCCCTCGCCGAGGACGGTCACCTGGCTCGGGGGTGCCTCGGGCACCGAGAGCGCCTCGCGCCCCGACCCGCCGGGCGTGCCCGACCACGTCATCCGCTCGACCTCGGCCTTCTTCGCGCGCATCCGCCCCATGACGCTCGGGTACTTCGGGGCGACCCCGCCCTCGAGGACGGTGGCGACCGCGGGCAGCGCGACCTCGTAGACCTCGGTGCCCTCCGGTCCCTCGGCGTGGAGGGTCGCGACGTCGCCCTCGACGGCGACCGTCTGCACCCCGGCGACGACCGGCCGGTCGAGGAGGTAGGCCAGCCGCACGCCGACCTGGAAGTCGCCGGTGTCGGCGGCGTCGTTGCCGAGCAGCACGAGGTCGTACGTGGTCCCCGCGTCGGCCCGCGCCCCGACGGCCTGCGCGACGGCCTCGGCGACGTCGGCCGGCCCGAGGAGGTCGGCGTCCGCCTCGACGAGGACGCCGTCGGTGGCGCCGACGGCGATGCCGGCGCGCACCTGCTCGAGGCTGTCCTCGGAGCCGACCGACAGCACCGTCACGGTGCCGCCGGAGGGCTCGGCGACCTGCACGGCCAGGGCGACGGCGGCCTCCTCGTGGGCGCTCGTCGTGTAGCCGGCGAACCGGCCGTCGACGCGCAGCCCGTCGGCGGTGAGGACGACCTCGCCGGTCGGGTCGGGGACGCGCTTGACGCAGACGAGGACGTTGGTCACGCCCGCCCCCGGATCCGCAGGTTGTCCGGGTCGAACAGCGGCGTCGCGTCGGCGGCGGCCACGGTGACCGGGTAGAGCTCCTCCATGTACGACACCGCCAGCTCCGTCCCCACGGTGGCGACCTCCGGCGGGAGGAAGGCCATGAGCACGTGCTTGCCGAGGCTCGGCGCGGAGCCGGCGGTCGTCACGTACGGGTGGCGGCCGTGGCCGTCGGTCAGCGTGCCGCCGTCCCGGGTGAGGACCGGCTCGCCCCCGAGCATGTACCGCTTCACCCCGGAGGCCGAGGTGTGGTCGTCGACGGTGAGCGAGCACAGGACGGTCTTCGGGGCCTGGTCGGCCTGCGCGACGACGGCGTCCTTGCCGATGAAGTCCTGCTCCTTCCACTTCGCCCGGGACATGCCGGTCTCCATCAGCGTGCGCTCGGTGTCGAGCTCGTACCCGTACGCGCGGTAGCCCTTCTCGATCCGGCCGGTCGTGCCGTAGACGCCGATGCCGACGGGCACCATCCCGAGCGGCGTGCCGGCGTCGAGGAGCCTGCGCCACAGGGCGGCTCCCGCCTCGAGGGGCACGTAGAGCTCCCACCCGAACTCACCGACGTAGGAGATGCGCGAGGCGAGCACCGACAGGGTGCCGACCTCGATCTCGCGGCATGTGCCGAAGGCGAAGGCGCCGGGGGAGACGTCGGTGTCGGTGAGGCCGGAGAGGATCTCGAGCGCCTTCGGGCCCCACAGGCCGATGGTCGTCCAGCTCGAGGTGAGGTCGACGACGACCGCGCCGCCGTCGTCGGGCATCCGGTCGGAGAACCACTTCTTGTCCGCCATGCCGTGCGCGCCGCCGGTGACGACCCGGAAGCGGTCGTGGGCCAGGCGCATCACCGTGAGGTCGGAGCGGAAGCCGCCGCGCTCGTCGAGCACCGGCGTGTAGACGACCCGCCCGATGCGGACGTCGGCCTGCGCCACGATGATCCGCTGCACGGCCTCGAGCGCGCGGGGCCCGACGACGTCGAAGATCGCGAACGCCGAGAGGTCGACGAGCCCGGCGGCCTCGCGCATCTGGAGGTGCTCGGCGTTGATGATCGGGCTCCACCAGCGGGCGTCCCACTCGTGCTCGCGCGGCATCGTCTGCTCGGGGCCGAACTTCTCGACGAGGCCGGCGTTCGAGGTGTACCAGTGCGGGCGCTCCCAGCCGGCGGTCTCGTAGAAGACGGCGCCGAGCTCCTGCTGCGAGGCGTGCATCGGGGCGAGGCGGACGTCGCGGTTGCTGCCGTACTGCTCGGCTGGGTGGACGATGCCGTAGGTCTTGATGAACGACTCGGACGTGCGCGCCTTGACGTGCGCCCGCGTCTTCTGGTGCGGGTGGAAGCGCGCGATGTCGCTGTGCCCCAAGTCGATCTCGGGGTTGCCGTGGGTCATCCACTCGGCGACGGCCCGGGCCGTGCCGGGGCCCTCCTTGATCCAGACGGCGGCGGCCGACCAGAGGCCCTTCACCTCGGGCGTCTCGCCGAGGACCGGGTAGCCGTCGGGCGTCAGCGAGAGGAGGCCGTTGATGGCGTAGCGGATCTCGGCCCGCTCGTCGCCGAGCAGCTCGGGCATGAGCTCGAGCGCCTGCTCGAGCTGCGGGTCGAAGTCGTCCTCGGTGAACGGCATCTCGGTGGGGGAGAGCTTGCTCTGCTCGATCGAGGGGATGTCCTCGGGGTCCCAGAGGATCGCCCGGTGGGCGTAGGAGCCGACCTCCATGTCGGAGCCGTGCTGGCGCTCGTAGCAGAACGTGTCCATGTCGCGCACGATCGGGTAGCTGATCTCGCCCGGCTTCTCGGCGAGCACCTCGCACGGCCCGACCGAGATCATCTGGTGCACGGCGGGGGTCAGCGGGATGTGCGCGCCGGCCATCCGGGCGATCTTCGGGCTCCACACGCCGCAGGCGATGACGACGGTCTCGGCCTCGATGCGGCCCTGGTTGGTCTCGACCGCGCGGATGCGGCCGTCGACGACCTCCATCCCCGTCACCTCGACGTTGGGGACGGTCGTCAGGGCGCCGCGCTCGAGCGCGCGCTCGCGCATGATCGTGCCGGCGCGCAGGCTGTCGACGACGCCGACGGTGGGGAACCACGCGGCGCCGATGATGACGTCCTTGTCGAGGAAGGGCACCTTCTCGGCGACCTGCTCGGGGGTGACGAGCTCGGCGGGGATGCCCCACGCCTTGGCGCTGCTCATCCGCCGGCGCAGCTCCTCCATCCGCTCCTCGGTGCGCGCGACCTCGAAGCCGCCGGACTCGGTGAAGACCCCGAGCTCCTTGTACTGGCGCATCGAGTCGAGCGTGATGTCGGCGAACTCGCGCGAGTGGTCGACCGGGAAGATGAAGTTGCTCGCGTGGCCGGTGGAGCCGCCGGGGTTGGGCAGCGGCCCCTTGTCGAGCTGGACGATGTCGGTCCACCCGAGCTCGGCGAGGTGGTGGACGAGCGAGTTCCCGACGATGCCGGCGCCGATGACGACGCAGCGCGCGGAGGCGGGGAGAGCGGCCATGGGGTGGTCCTTCCGTCACGCCGGTGGTGCGTATCGCGCAACCCGGCGCTCATCGTGCAACACGTCCGCACAGCATGGCAGACGGCGGACGCCGTGCCAACCGGTCGTCCGCCGTCCGGCTCACGCGTCCCGGCGGGCCGCCGGGTGCTCGCGCAGGTGCCGCCGGATCGGCCCCTGGAGGGTCGACTCGAAGGTCTCCTGGCGCAGCGCCTTCCACAGCGAGAAGCACAGCGCGATGAGCACCATGAGGAACGGGAAGCCGATGATGATGACCCCCGTCTGCAGGGCCCCGAGACCGTCCTCGCCCCCGCTGACGAGCAGCACGGTCGCGACGGCGCCGGTGGCCACGCCCCAGAAGACGACGAGCGAGCGCCGGGGCTCCTCGTCGCCGCCCTGGCTGAGCATCCCCATGACGATGGAGGCCGAGTCGGCGCCGGTGACGAAGAAGATCGCGATGAGGAAGACCGCGAGGGCGACGGTGACGCTCGCGACCGGGTACTCGCGCAGGGTGCCGAAGAGCGTGTTCTCCAGGCCCGAGTCGACGAGCGCCTTCATGTCCTCGCCCTTCGTCAGCTGGAGGTCGAAGGCGGCGCCGCCGAGGATCGAGAACCAGACGAACGAGACGAGCGAGGGGATCGCGATGACGAAGACGACGAACTGGCGGATCGTGCGGCCCTTGGAGATGCGGGCGATGAACATCCCGACGAAGGGGGTCCACGAGACCCACCAGGCCCAGTAGAAGATCGTCCAGCCGTTGAGCCACTCGCTGCCGCCGAAGACGCCGGTGCGGAAGCTCATCGTCGGCAGGTGGGTCAGGTAGCCGCCGATCGACTCGGTGAAGGTCGAGAGGATGAAGACCGTCGGCCCGACGACGAAGAGGAACAGGGCGAGCAGCGCGGCCGCGACGGCGTTGGCGTTGGAGAGCCACTTGATGCCCTTGTCGATGCCGCTCACGGCGGAGACGACGAAGCAGAGCGTGAGGACGGCGATGACGACGACCGCGGCGGTCGTGCCGTAGCCGTCCTGGCCGAAGACGTCGGCGAGGCCGCCGGTGATCTGCAGCGCGCCGAGGCCGAGCGAGGTCGCCGAGCCGAAGAGGGTCGCGAGGATCGCGAGGGTGTCGATGCCCTTGCCGGCCGCGCCGTCGACGCGGTCGCCGAGCAGCGGCCGGAACGCCGCGCTGATGAGGTTGCCCGAGCCCTTGCGGTAGGCGAAGTACGCGATGGTCAGCCCGATGACGGCGTACATCGACCAGGGGTGGAAGCCCCAGTGGAAGAACGTGTACTCCATCGCGAGGTGTGCGGCCTCGTCGCTGCCCGGCGCGGCGAGCCCGAGCGGCGGGGTGTTGAGGTGGGTCAGCGGCTCGGCGACGCCGTAGAACATCAGGCCGATGCCCATGCCGGTCGCGAACATCATCGACACCCACGAGAAGGTCGAGAACTCGGGGACGGAGTCGTCGGCGCCGAGCTTGATGTTGCCGTAGCGGCTGACGGCGAGGAAGGCGCTGAAGAGGACGAAGCCACCGCTGGTCAGGACGAAGAACCAGCCGAAGTTCGTCGTGATCCAGCCGAGGATGCTGCCACCCGTCTCGCCGAAGCCCTCGCCGTCGACCGCGCCGTAGACGAGGACGAGCAGCGCGAGGGTAGCCGCGACCCCGAAGACGACCTTGTCGACGGGGGAACGCCGGTGCGGTTCCGGCGCCTGCTCGGTGGTCAGCGGAGGTGGTGTCGTCGTCGCCATGGCCGTGCCCCTCGGTTGCGCTGGACGGAACGCTGTGCGCATCGCACAACACCTGCAGTGTGAGGTGGATCACTCACGCCGTCAACGGCCGCGTGCCGCGACGCCCGGGTGGGCGCCGCGGCACGGGGGGTGGTGCGGGGGTCAGGACAGCCAGGCGGCGACCTTGTCGGGGTTGGCGTCGACCCACCTCTTGGCCGCGTCCTCCGGCGTCATGTTCTGGTTGGCGATCATCTCGGAGACGGCGTTCTGGTCGTCGTTGGTCCACTGGAACTTCTTGATGAGGTCCACTGCGGGAGAACCGGACTCGGCGAACTTGGTCGAGATGAGCTTGTTGAGCTCGTACGGCGGGTAGTCGCACGCGACCTTCTTGGCGTCGGCGTCGCAGCCGTCGGTGTAGGTCGGCAGGTTGACCTTGACGAGCTTCATCTCGGAGAAGAACCACTGCGGGTCGTAGAAGTACGCGAGCAGCGGCGTCTTGTTCTTCTCGGCCTGCCGGAAGCTCGTGATGAGCGCCGCCTCCGAGCCGCCGGTGACGACCTTGTAGTCGAGCTTGAGGTTGGTGACGAGGGCCTCGTCGTTCGTCACGTACGAGGGGTCGCCGTCGAGCAGCTGGCCCTTGCCGCCGGACTCGGAGGTCTTGAACATCGACGCGTACTTGTTGAGGTTCTGCCAGTCCGTGATGTCCGGGTACTTCTCGGCCATCCACGGCGGGACGTACCAGCCGATGATCCCCCGGTTGCCGGTGAGGCCGGCGTCCTGGACGGACTTCTGCTCCTCGACGTACTTCTTCGTCAGGTCGGCGTGGCCCCAGTTCTCGACGATGGTGTCGATCGAGCCCGACGCCATGCCCTGCCAGCCGACCTCCTCCTTGACGTCGGGGTACGTGACCTTGCAGCCGAGCTTGCTCTGCGCGACGTAGCCGATGACGTGGGCGTTGCTCACGTACCCGGTCCACGGGTTGACGGCGATCCGCAGGTCGCCGCACTCCTTGCCGCCGCCGCCGGCCGACCCGGAGGCGCTCGGCTGCTCGATGTTGCCGCCGCCGCAGGCGCTCAGCCCGAGGGCGATGACGGCGGCGGCCGCGGCCAGCGCGCTCCGGTGGGTTGCTCGTGCCATGGGCTGGACCTCTCTCCTGTCCGCGGTCCTCCGCGGGTCGTGGTGGGGTGCCCGGCTCATCGGCCGAACCGGGCGGCGGCGTGGCGGGCGATGCGGTCGAGCATGATCCCGAGCGCGGTGATGGCGAAGCCGGCGGCCAGGCCCTTGCCGAAGAGCTGGCCCTGGACGAAGCCCTGGACGATGAGGTAGCCGAGGCTGCCGCCGCCGACCATCCCGCCGATGACGACCATCGACAGGACGTAGAGCAGGCCCTGGTTGGTCGCGAGCACGAGGGCCTCGCGGGCCATCGGCAGCTGGACCTTCGAGATCATCTGCCAGCGGGTGATGCCGGTGGAGCGCGCCGCCTCGACGGTCGCCGGCGAGACGCCGCGCACCCCGTCGGCGACGAGCTTGGTGGCGATCGGGACGGCGTAGGCGACGGCCGCCATGATCGCCGTGAAGCGGGTGGCCGCGAAGAGCGCGAGCGCCGGCACGAGGTAGACGAACGCGGGGATCGTCTGGAAGCCGTCGAGGAAGGGCCGGATGACGGTGTCGGCCCGCCGCCCCCGGCCCATCGCGACGCCGAGGACGACCGCGACGAGCATGACGATGAACGTCGCGACGAGGGTCATCGTCAGCGTGACCATCGCGTCGTACCAGAGGCCGGTGCCGAGGATGACGGCCTCGCAGACGAGGGTGACGACGGCCGGGCGCCAGCCGCCGAGGAGGTACGCGACGGCGAGGAGGACCAGCGCCATGACCCACCACGGCAGGTCGGACATGAGCGACTGCAGCGGGTTGAGCATGACCGCCGTGACGAGGTCCTTGAACCCGTTCGTCACGCCCGAGATCGTGTCGACGACCGCGTTGGTCAGGTCGTTGATGTGCCCACCGAGGGGGCCGGCGGTCAGCTCGCCGAGCACCGGCACGCCGGAGAGATCGGGGAACTGCGAGAGCTGGAGGTAGCGCGTGGAGTAGAAGGCGCCGACGAGGACCGGGAGCAGGAGGACGGCGAGGACGAGCCGGCGTCCGCTCGGGGTCAGGAAGCGCCGGTCGGTGCCGCGCCCGCCCTCCTCGGTGGCCCAGCGGGGCAGCTTCTCGAGGACGATCGTGCGCCCCCCGAAGATGCCCGGTGAGCCGACGGCCGCCACGCGCTGGCCGGCGGGAGAGGAGCGCTCGCTCGCGGCGGTCGTCGTGCGGTCGAGCATGATCGCGATGAGGACGATGCCGAGGCCGGCGACCGCGGCGGCGCCGACGTTGAGGGTCTGCAGCGCGGAGATGACCGGCTTGCCGAGGCCGGGCCCGTTGACGAGCGCGGCGATCGTCGCCATCGAGAGGGCGGCCATCGTGCACTGGTTGATGCCGACGACGATCGTGCGCTTGGCCATCGGCAGCTGGACCTGCCGCAGCAGCTGGCCCTTGGTCACGCCGAGAGAGCGACCGGCCTCGATCGTGTTCTCCGCCACCGAGTTCAGCCCGTGCTCGGTGATCCGGACGAGGGGCGGCAGCGCGTAGACGAGGGTGAGGACGATGGCGCACGCCGGGCCGATGCCGAAGAAGAGGGCGATCGGCGTGAGGTAGGCGAAGGAGGGCATCGTCTGCATCGCGTCGAGCAGCGGCGTGACGACCGCGGAGGTGCGCCTGCTGCGCGACATCGCGATGCCGAGCGGCAGCCCGACGATCATGCAGATGACCACCGCGACGATCGTCACGATGAGCGTGTCGATGCCGTCGGTCCACAGGCCGGCGAGGCCGAGGAAGAGCAGGACGACGGTGACGAGGAGGGTCGAGCGCAGCCCGGCGAGCGCGTAGGTGACCCACGCGGCGAGGAGCACGACGCCGAACCAGCCCACCCAGTCGCCGGGCGTCACCGCGCTCAGGTGCTCCTGGAGCACCCCGACGAAGGTGTCGAGACCGCTCGCGATCGTGCCGAGCACGCCGTGGAAGAACCAGTTGTCCTGCCCGAGCAGCTGCACCCGGTCGCGGACGTCGTTGA is from Arthrobacter sp. NEB 688 and encodes:
- a CDS encoding FAD-dependent oxidoreductase; the encoded protein is MAALPASARCVVIGAGIVGNSLVHHLAELGWTDIVQLDKGPLPNPGGSTGHASNFIFPVDHSREFADITLDSMRQYKELGVFTESGGFEVARTEERMEELRRRMSSAKAWGIPAELVTPEQVAEKVPFLDKDVIIGAAWFPTVGVVDSLRAGTIMRERALERGALTTVPNVEVTGMEVVDGRIRAVETNQGRIEAETVVIACGVWSPKIARMAGAHIPLTPAVHQMISVGPCEVLAEKPGEISYPIVRDMDTFCYERQHGSDMEVGSYAHRAILWDPEDIPSIEQSKLSPTEMPFTEDDFDPQLEQALELMPELLGDERAEIRYAINGLLSLTPDGYPVLGETPEVKGLWSAAAVWIKEGPGTARAVAEWMTHGNPEIDLGHSDIARFHPHQKTRAHVKARTSESFIKTYGIVHPAEQYGSNRDVRLAPMHASQQELGAVFYETAGWERPHWYTSNAGLVEKFGPEQTMPREHEWDARWWSPIINAEHLQMREAAGLVDLSAFAIFDVVGPRALEAVQRIIVAQADVRIGRVVYTPVLDERGGFRSDLTVMRLAHDRFRVVTGGAHGMADKKWFSDRMPDDGGAVVVDLTSSWTTIGLWGPKALEILSGLTDTDVSPGAFAFGTCREIEVGTLSVLASRISYVGEFGWELYVPLEAGAALWRRLLDAGTPLGMVPVGIGVYGTTGRIEKGYRAYGYELDTERTLMETGMSRAKWKEQDFIGKDAVVAQADQAPKTVLCSLTVDDHTSASGVKRYMLGGEPVLTRDGGTLTDGHGRHPYVTTAGSAPSLGKHVLMAFLPPEVATVGTELAVSYMEELYPVTVAAADATPLFDPDNLRIRGRA
- a CDS encoding ABC transporter permease subunit; translation: MTTTLEPVRPAPPKEAQPVAERATSRRTGRKLLGVLALWLLAWATLRGRQTLELANADTTGLHDWFNDVRDRVQLLGQDNWFFHGVLGTIASGLDTFVGVLQEHLSAVTPGDWVGWFGVVLLAAWVTYALAGLRSTLLVTVVLLFLGLAGLWTDGIDTLIVTIVAVVICMIVGLPLGIAMSRSRRTSAVVTPLLDAMQTMPSFAYLTPIALFFGIGPACAIVLTLVYALPPLVRITEHGLNSVAENTIEAGRSLGVTKGQLLRQVQLPMAKRTIVVGINQCTMAALSMATIAALVNGPGLGKPVISALQTLNVGAAAVAGLGIVLIAIMLDRTTTAASERSSPAGQRVAAVGSPGIFGGRTIVLEKLPRWATEEGGRGTDRRFLTPSGRRLVLAVLLLPVLVGAFYSTRYLQLSQFPDLSGVPVLGELTAGPLGGHINDLTNAVVDTISGVTNGFKDLVTAVMLNPLQSLMSDLPWWVMALVLLAVAYLLGGWRPAVVTLVCEAVILGTGLWYDAMVTLTMTLVATFIVMLVAVVLGVAMGRGRRADTVIRPFLDGFQTIPAFVYLVPALALFAATRFTAIMAAVAYAVPIATKLVADGVRGVSPATVEAARSTGITRWQMISKVQLPMAREALVLATNQGLLYVLSMVVIGGMVGGGSLGYLIVQGFVQGQLFGKGLAAGFAITALGIMLDRIARHAAARFGR
- a CDS encoding ABC transporter substrate-binding protein; this encodes MARATHRSALAAAAAVIALGLSACGGGNIEQPSASGSAGGGGKECGDLRIAVNPWTGYVSNAHVIGYVAQSKLGCKVTYPDVKEEVGWQGMASGSIDTIVENWGHADLTKKYVEEQKSVQDAGLTGNRGIIGWYVPPWMAEKYPDITDWQNLNKYASMFKTSESGGKGQLLDGDPSYVTNDEALVTNLKLDYKVVTGGSEAALITSFRQAEKNKTPLLAYFYDPQWFFSEMKLVKVNLPTYTDGCDADAKKVACDYPPYELNKLISTKFAESGSPAVDLIKKFQWTNDDQNAVSEMIANQNMTPEDAAKRWVDANPDKVAAWLS
- a CDS encoding BCCT family transporter, which encodes MATTTPPPLTTEQAPEPHRRSPVDKVVFGVAATLALLVLVYGAVDGEGFGETGGSILGWITTNFGWFFVLTSGGFVLFSAFLAVSRYGNIKLGADDSVPEFSTFSWVSMMFATGMGIGLMFYGVAEPLTHLNTPPLGLAAPGSDEAAHLAMEYTFFHWGFHPWSMYAVIGLTIAYFAYRKGSGNLISAAFRPLLGDRVDGAAGKGIDTLAILATLFGSATSLGLGALQITGGLADVFGQDGYGTTAAVVVIAVLTLCFVVSAVSGIDKGIKWLSNANAVAAALLALFLFVVGPTVFILSTFTESIGGYLTHLPTMSFRTGVFGGSEWLNGWTIFYWAWWVSWTPFVGMFIARISKGRTIRQFVVFVIAIPSLVSFVWFSILGGAAFDLQLTKGEDMKALVDSGLENTLFGTLREYPVASVTVALAVFLIAIFFVTGADSASIVMGMLSQGGDEEPRRSLVVFWGVATGAVATVLLVSGGEDGLGALQTGVIIIGFPFLMVLIALCFSLWKALRQETFESTLQGPIRRHLREHPAARRDA